One Vibrio sp. 16 genomic window carries:
- a CDS encoding DUF1566 domain-containing protein translates to MHEITHNKKAIAIALFAILLGGCKGGSGGSLGGDNGGVSPNPGPTPNPDPLPIVSKINIPSSISFIEPINGSETQYIQLTLSEALKSDLTLYITTSDINARSSGKFKNYTAKVSEPFTIVAGQTEVKLPLSVSNNKYFENDVSLTYSISGPIRSDYTIERGQSVVTLSDIDGEPRISFEKLNRTLLEGESDTFSISVTHPSSLPISVTLEQSGTVNQNDFTDTLTPEKTVTILKDELSVTFDVTATKDDISEGAEKLVYTLTNPNNVTIDEQHKALTIYIPGDKRFNDTGFVTRYDGNNFNNANPQADYPNQDADFGSDTDSPVDHTDGRYGFSYTKFDIHGNVLPISASDYACVRDNTTGLYIESKPTVSVDLPLNRKEVEDEQKAQEDDPDNYIYPDGTDPTRPDYVTASRYWQNSTYLYTWFEKDDTLNGGSKGAENMTMPQEVPIDFTCAVSQNSEGDRRCDTSGYLSQMNRFAICGFTDWRLPRPAEMKSLVSFNADNNDNNNRAFLKFIHGKTYFTNATNAERNGAAWCVDTVSGQAKLCLKGSYNSVIAVSGGKE, encoded by the coding sequence ATGCATGAGATTACGCATAATAAGAAAGCGATAGCTATTGCATTATTTGCAATTCTGCTTGGTGGTTGTAAAGGTGGCAGCGGCGGAAGTCTAGGTGGTGACAATGGTGGAGTCTCTCCAAATCCGGGACCAACACCCAATCCTGATCCTCTCCCTATTGTTAGTAAAATCAATATCCCTAGCTCAATCAGCTTTATTGAGCCAATTAATGGTAGTGAAACACAATATATTCAACTGACACTCTCGGAAGCTTTAAAAAGTGACCTTACGCTATATATCACCACTTCGGATATTAATGCGAGAAGTAGCGGTAAATTCAAAAACTACACAGCGAAAGTATCAGAGCCTTTTACGATAGTTGCCGGGCAAACAGAAGTAAAATTGCCACTTAGCGTAAGCAATAACAAATATTTCGAAAATGATGTGTCACTAACCTATTCCATCTCCGGTCCGATTCGATCTGACTACACAATTGAGCGTGGTCAATCGGTTGTTACTCTATCTGACATCGATGGCGAACCCCGCATTAGTTTTGAAAAACTTAACCGCACACTGCTCGAAGGTGAAAGTGACACTTTCTCTATTAGTGTTACTCATCCGTCGAGCCTACCCATATCTGTGACTTTGGAACAATCTGGGACAGTAAATCAAAACGACTTCACCGATACACTCACCCCAGAGAAAACCGTCACAATATTAAAAGACGAATTAAGCGTAACATTTGACGTCACCGCGACAAAAGATGACATCAGCGAAGGTGCGGAGAAGTTAGTTTATACTCTCACAAACCCAAACAACGTCACAATTGATGAGCAACACAAAGCGCTCACCATTTATATCCCGGGTGACAAACGCTTTAACGATACCGGATTTGTGACTCGTTACGATGGTAACAACTTTAACAACGCTAACCCTCAAGCGGATTATCCAAATCAAGATGCTGATTTTGGCTCCGATACAGACAGCCCAGTTGATCATACAGACGGCCGCTACGGCTTTAGTTACACTAAGTTTGATATCCATGGCAACGTTTTACCTATAAGCGCATCCGACTATGCTTGTGTACGTGATAACACGACAGGCCTGTATATTGAGAGCAAACCAACTGTTTCTGTCGACTTACCATTAAATCGTAAAGAAGTAGAAGATGAACAAAAAGCACAGGAAGACGATCCAGATAATTATATCTACCCGGATGGAACTGATCCTACTAGACCAGATTATGTTACCGCATCGCGTTATTGGCAAAACTCAACATACTTGTATACGTGGTTCGAAAAGGATGACACCCTAAACGGTGGTAGTAAAGGGGCAGAGAACATGACTATGCCCCAAGAAGTTCCTATTGACTTTACTTGTGCTGTTTCACAAAACTCGGAGGGCGATCGTCGCTGTGATACATCGGGTTATTTGAGCCAAATGAATCGGTTTGCGATTTGTGGTTTTACTGACTGGCGTTTACCAAGACCGGCAGAAATGAAATCACTAGTTAGCTTCAATGCCGATAATAACGACAACAATAACCGAGCGTTTCTAAAGTTTATCCATGGAAAAACCTATTTTACCAATGCAACCAATGCTGAACGCAATGGCGCCGCTTGGTGTGTCGATACGGTTTCTGGGCAAGCAAAACTCTGTCTTAAAGGATCCTACAACTCAGTTATTGCCGTAAGCGGAGGTAAAGAATAA
- a CDS encoding DUF1566 domain-containing protein yields the protein MKALHLLACLTFATTSAWAQTCITNQPLSQDEGQLVDLENGTILDVKTNLLWQKCTLGQTYLPDSNSCTNDGATHFGTWQEALKATEDPAITTVEGVPGFRLPNIKELTSIVNYQCVFPAIDTTFFPATENEPYWTNTPDAPRTVNGISNTEINADIKGLVIDFNNGEEFINGENDRILIRLVKDYQ from the coding sequence ATGAAAGCACTACATCTATTAGCTTGCTTAACGTTCGCAACAACTTCGGCTTGGGCTCAAACTTGTATCACCAACCAGCCACTGTCACAAGATGAGGGGCAGTTGGTCGACCTTGAAAACGGTACTATCCTTGATGTAAAAACCAACTTGCTTTGGCAAAAATGTACGTTGGGGCAAACCTACTTGCCTGACAGCAACAGTTGTACTAACGATGGTGCAACCCACTTTGGGACATGGCAGGAGGCTCTCAAAGCAACGGAAGACCCAGCTATTACGACTGTAGAAGGAGTCCCTGGTTTTCGTTTACCGAATATCAAAGAGCTCACCTCTATCGTGAACTATCAGTGCGTATTTCCAGCCATTGATACGACATTTTTCCCAGCAACGGAAAATGAGCCTTATTGGACCAACACTCCAGATGCTCCGAGAACTGTGAATGGGATTTCTAATACTGAGATAAACGCTGATATCAAAGGTTTAGTGATCGACTTTAATAATGGAGAAGAATTTATTAACGGAGAAAACGATAGAATTCTTATTCGTTTGGTTAAAGATTATCAGTAG
- the nspC gene encoding carboxynorspermidine decarboxylase yields MTFQKEELKTPYFMINEDKLIENLEKAKQLKEISGVKLVLALKCFSTWGVFDIIKPYLDGTTSSGPFEVKLGYETFGGETHAYSVGYSEDDVREVADICDKMIFNSQSQLAAYRHIVEGKASIGLRLNPGVSYAGQDLANPARQFSRLGVQADHIKPEIFDGIDGVMFHMNCENKDVDAFIGLLDSISEQFGEYLDKLDWVSMGGGVFFTWPGYDIEKLGLALKAFSEKHGVQMYLEPGEAIITKTTDLVVTVVDIVENVKKTAIVDSATEAHRLDTLIYNEPASILEASENGDHEYVIGSCSCLAGDQFCVANFEQPLEIGQRLHILDSAGYTMVKLNWFNGLRMPSVYCERSNGDIQKLNEFDYSDFKRSLSQWSVA; encoded by the coding sequence ATGACATTTCAGAAAGAAGAACTTAAAACCCCGTACTTCATGATCAACGAAGATAAGTTGATTGAGAACCTTGAGAAAGCGAAACAGTTGAAAGAGATTTCGGGCGTGAAGCTAGTGTTGGCGCTGAAGTGCTTCTCAACATGGGGTGTATTTGACATCATCAAGCCTTACCTAGACGGCACAACTAGCTCTGGTCCGTTTGAAGTGAAACTTGGCTACGAAACGTTTGGTGGTGAAACACATGCATACAGCGTGGGTTACAGCGAAGATGATGTACGCGAAGTCGCGGATATCTGTGACAAGATGATTTTCAACTCGCAGTCACAGTTAGCGGCTTACCGCCATATCGTTGAAGGTAAAGCGTCGATTGGACTTCGTCTGAATCCAGGTGTGAGCTACGCAGGTCAAGACTTAGCGAACCCTGCACGTCAGTTTTCTCGTCTAGGCGTACAAGCTGACCACATCAAGCCGGAAATTTTCGATGGCATTGATGGTGTGATGTTCCACATGAACTGTGAGAACAAAGACGTGGATGCGTTCATCGGCTTGCTAGATTCGATCTCCGAGCAATTTGGCGAATATCTCGATAAGCTTGATTGGGTGAGCATGGGCGGTGGTGTGTTCTTCACATGGCCAGGCTATGACATCGAGAAATTAGGCCTAGCGCTGAAAGCCTTTTCTGAAAAGCACGGCGTGCAAATGTATCTAGAGCCGGGTGAGGCAATCATCACCAAAACCACGGACCTTGTGGTGACTGTGGTCGATATCGTAGAAAACGTGAAGAAGACTGCGATTGTGGATTCGGCAACGGAAGCGCACCGACTAGATACCTTGATTTACAACGAGCCTGCGTCAATCTTGGAAGCATCTGAAAACGGTGATCATGAATACGTGATTGGTTCGTGTTCTTGTCTGGCTGGTGACCAGTTCTGTGTTGCGAACTTCGAGCAGCCACTAGAAATTGGCCAGCGCTTGCACATTTTGGACAGTGCCGGTTACACCATGGTGAAACTGAATTGGTTCAACGGTCTGCGTATGCCTTCGGTATACTGTGAACGTTCCAACGGTGATATTCAAAAGCTGAACGAATTTGATTACTCAGACTTTAAACGCTCTCTCTCTCAGTGGAGTGTAGCGTGA
- a CDS encoding carboxynorspermidine synthase: MAILQIGAGGVGWVVAHKAAQNNDVLGDITIASRTVGKCEKIIESIQKKNNLKDASKKLEARAVNADDVDALVALINEVKPDLVINAGPPWVNMTIMEACYQAKVSYLDTSVAVDLCSEGQQVPEAYDWQWGYREKFEEAGITGILGAGFDPGVVSVFAAYAVKHLFDEIDTIDVMDVNAGDHGKKFATNFDPETNMLEIQGDSFYWENGEWKQVPCHSRMLEFDFPNCGSHKVYSMAHDEVRSMKEFIPAKRIEFWMGFGDRYLNYFNVMRDIGLLSPDPLTLHDGTVVQPLHVLKALLPDPTSLAPGYTGLTCIGTWVQGKKDGKERSVFIYNNADHEVAYQDVEHQAISYTTGVPAITAALQFFRGKWADKGVFNMEQLDPDPFLETMPSIGLDWHVQELEAGQGLPIIHELNK, translated from the coding sequence ATGGCTATTCTACAGATTGGTGCAGGTGGTGTTGGTTGGGTTGTTGCACACAAAGCGGCACAAAACAACGACGTTTTAGGAGATATTACTATTGCGTCTCGCACGGTTGGTAAGTGTGAAAAAATCATCGAATCGATTCAGAAGAAAAATAACCTCAAAGATGCATCTAAGAAACTCGAAGCACGCGCAGTGAATGCTGATGACGTCGATGCACTCGTTGCTCTTATTAACGAAGTGAAGCCAGATCTTGTGATTAACGCAGGTCCTCCTTGGGTTAACATGACCATTATGGAAGCGTGTTACCAAGCGAAAGTTTCATACCTAGATACATCAGTAGCCGTTGATCTCTGTTCTGAAGGTCAGCAAGTGCCAGAGGCTTACGACTGGCAGTGGGGTTACCGTGAAAAGTTCGAAGAAGCGGGCATCACAGGTATTCTAGGTGCGGGTTTCGATCCAGGTGTAGTGTCGGTATTCGCGGCGTACGCTGTGAAGCATCTGTTTGATGAAATCGATACGATCGACGTTATGGACGTAAACGCAGGCGATCACGGCAAGAAGTTCGCAACCAACTTTGACCCAGAAACGAACATGCTTGAGATCCAGGGTGACTCGTTCTACTGGGAAAACGGTGAGTGGAAGCAAGTGCCTTGTCACTCTCGTATGCTAGAGTTTGATTTCCCGAACTGTGGTTCACACAAAGTGTACTCAATGGCGCACGATGAAGTTCGTTCAATGAAAGAATTCATCCCTGCAAAACGCATTGAATTCTGGATGGGTTTCGGTGACCGTTACCTAAACTACTTCAATGTAATGCGTGATATCGGCCTATTGAGCCCAGATCCACTCACGCTGCACGATGGCACTGTTGTACAGCCTCTACACGTGTTGAAGGCACTATTACCAGATCCAACATCACTAGCGCCAGGCTACACAGGTCTAACGTGTATCGGTACTTGGGTTCAAGGTAAGAAAGACGGTAAAGAGCGTAGTGTGTTTATCTACAACAACGCAGACCATGAAGTAGCGTATCAAGACGTTGAGCACCAAGCGATCTCTTACACAACAGGTGTTCCTGCCATTACTGCTGCGCTGCAATTCTTCCGTGGTAAGTGGGCGGATAAAGGCGTGTTCAACATGGAACAGCTAGATCCAGATCCGTTCCTAGAGACAATGCCAAGTATCGGTCTAGATTGGCACGTTCAGGAGTTGGAAGCGGGTCAAGGTCTACCAATAATTCACGAGCTTAATAAATAA
- a CDS encoding pyridoxal phosphate-dependent class III aminotransferase: MSTAFEVDTPALDAGIATPFSRQIPTVEGLYDLTPDEVLLDQEQHESEVRSYPRRLPIAIKQAYGCLVEDTRGQIFLDCLAGAGTLALGYNHPEINQALKEQLDSGLPYQTLDIATSAKTHFIKSVKGFLPQELSDNCVIQFCGPSGADAVEAAIKLAKQTTGRNTMFAFRGAYHGMTNGTMGMMGNLGTKARRTGLMSDVHFMPFPYDLRCPFGLGGDEGAKAGIRYIERLLNDDEAGIMKPAAIVVEPVQGEGGVIPAPAFWLRELRRICDEHGILLIFDEIQCGVGKSGYNFAFEEAGIVPDVLCLSKAIGGGLPMSLLVINKQHDTWKPGEHTGTFRGNQLAMVSGAKALEIIQRDNLVEHANVAGQYLRFGLESIKKRVNCIADVRGKGLMLGVEIKHPSGELNKFGEPLSDGQLTLAIQRAALERGLMVEKGGRDGSVIRFLPPLIISFEQIDFALRVLEDAIIAAGGSHVEADPQEEWKKHFIQTGELGGTEFASVMNHTTAAMKSVFEQVDAPYSGMDPKLLEAAINAVDLDNKNASLKSVIDEAAELVAKNAIFTQHPDCIAHLHTPPLMPAVAAEAMIAALNQSMDSWDQASSATYVEQKVINWLCDKYELGEKSDGIFTSGGTQSNQMGLMLARDWIADKLSGHSIQKLGLPDYADKLRIVCSKKSHFTVQKSASWMGLGEKAVMTVDANADGTMDVSQLDQVLTQAKAEGLIPFAIVGTAGTTDHGAIDELDFIADMAAKHEMWMHVDGAYGGALILSSHKSRLKGVERAHSISVDFHKLFYQTISCGALLVNDKSNFKFLLHHADYLNREHDELPNLVDKSIATTKRFDALKVFMTMQNVGPKALGDMYDHLLAQTKDVAEMVRAHGQFELLAEPALSTVLFRATNVCADLDELNKALRLEALTRGIAVLGETIVDGKTALKFTILNPCLTTADFESLLLKINTLAAELA, encoded by the coding sequence ATGAGCACAGCCTTTGAAGTCGATACGCCAGCCCTAGACGCTGGGATCGCAACACCATTTTCTCGTCAGATTCCAACTGTGGAAGGTCTTTATGATTTAACGCCTGATGAGGTGTTACTCGACCAAGAACAACACGAATCTGAAGTTCGTTCATACCCACGTCGTTTACCGATTGCGATTAAACAAGCGTATGGCTGTTTAGTCGAAGATACGCGTGGTCAAATCTTCCTAGATTGCCTTGCGGGCGCCGGTACATTGGCTCTTGGGTACAACCATCCAGAGATCAACCAAGCGCTCAAAGAACAATTGGATTCAGGTTTGCCATACCAGACTCTCGATATCGCGACCTCAGCGAAAACGCATTTTATTAAGTCTGTTAAAGGCTTCCTTCCTCAAGAGTTGAGCGACAACTGTGTGATCCAGTTCTGTGGTCCTTCTGGCGCGGATGCGGTTGAAGCGGCAATCAAACTGGCAAAGCAGACAACTGGTCGTAACACCATGTTCGCTTTCCGCGGTGCTTACCACGGTATGACAAACGGCACCATGGGTATGATGGGTAACTTGGGCACCAAAGCTCGTCGCACTGGCTTGATGTCAGACGTCCACTTTATGCCATTCCCTTACGATCTGCGTTGTCCTTTTGGTCTAGGTGGCGATGAAGGCGCGAAAGCGGGTATTCGTTATATTGAACGTCTTTTGAACGATGATGAAGCAGGGATCATGAAGCCTGCGGCGATCGTTGTAGAGCCTGTGCAAGGTGAAGGTGGTGTTATTCCAGCACCTGCATTTTGGCTACGTGAGTTGCGTCGTATCTGTGACGAGCACGGCATCCTACTAATTTTTGATGAAATTCAGTGTGGTGTAGGTAAATCTGGCTACAACTTCGCGTTTGAGGAAGCAGGTATTGTTCCGGATGTTTTGTGTTTGTCTAAAGCGATTGGTGGTGGTTTACCAATGTCGCTATTGGTGATCAACAAACAACACGACACATGGAAACCAGGTGAGCACACCGGTACATTCCGTGGTAACCAATTGGCAATGGTGTCGGGTGCGAAAGCGCTCGAAATCATCCAGCGTGATAACCTTGTCGAGCACGCTAACGTTGCTGGTCAGTACCTTCGTTTTGGTCTTGAGAGCATTAAAAAGCGCGTCAACTGTATTGCAGATGTTCGCGGCAAAGGTTTGATGCTTGGCGTTGAGATTAAACATCCAAGTGGCGAGCTAAACAAGTTTGGCGAGCCTTTGTCAGATGGTCAATTGACACTTGCGATTCAACGTGCGGCGCTTGAGCGTGGCTTAATGGTTGAGAAGGGCGGCCGCGACGGTTCGGTGATTCGTTTCCTTCCACCACTGATTATCTCTTTCGAGCAAATCGACTTTGCACTACGTGTACTAGAAGATGCGATCATCGCAGCAGGCGGTAGCCACGTTGAAGCGGACCCACAAGAAGAGTGGAAGAAGCACTTCATTCAAACTGGTGAACTAGGCGGTACTGAGTTTGCCTCAGTAATGAATCACACCACAGCTGCGATGAAGTCAGTATTCGAGCAGGTGGACGCGCCATACTCTGGTATGGATCCAAAACTGCTCGAAGCGGCAATTAACGCAGTTGATCTGGACAACAAAAACGCATCGCTAAAATCTGTAATTGATGAAGCAGCAGAGCTCGTTGCGAAGAATGCGATTTTCACTCAGCACCCAGATTGCATTGCTCACCTACATACACCGCCTCTTATGCCAGCAGTCGCGGCAGAAGCCATGATTGCAGCATTGAACCAATCAATGGATTCATGGGATCAAGCGTCGTCTGCGACTTACGTTGAGCAGAAAGTCATAAACTGGTTGTGTGACAAGTACGAACTTGGTGAAAAGTCGGACGGCATCTTCACTAGCGGCGGCACACAAAGCAACCAAATGGGCTTAATGCTGGCTCGTGATTGGATTGCTGACAAGCTAAGCGGTCACTCTATTCAGAAGTTGGGTCTTCCGGATTACGCAGACAAACTGCGCATTGTGTGCTCTAAGAAATCACACTTCACGGTTCAAAAGTCAGCATCTTGGATGGGGCTAGGTGAGAAAGCCGTGATGACCGTCGATGCGAACGCTGACGGCACAATGGACGTAAGCCAATTAGATCAAGTTCTAACTCAGGCAAAAGCAGAAGGCTTGATTCCATTCGCGATTGTTGGCACGGCGGGGACGACCGATCACGGTGCGATTGACGAACTTGATTTCATTGCTGATATGGCAGCGAAACATGAGATGTGGATGCATGTTGACGGCGCTTATGGTGGTGCTCTGATTCTTAGCAGTCACAAATCTCGCCTGAAAGGTGTAGAGCGTGCACACTCGATCAGTGTCGACTTCCACAAATTGTTTTACCAAACAATCAGTTGTGGCGCGTTGCTGGTGAACGACAAGTCGAACTTTAAGTTCTTGCTTCACCATGCTGACTACCTAAACCGCGAACACGATGAGCTACCAAACTTGGTGGACAAATCTATCGCAACGACGAAGCGATTTGACGCATTGAAAGTCTTTATGACGATGCAAAACGTCGGTCCTAAAGCGCTTGGTGATATGTACGATCACTTGTTGGCACAAACGAAAGACGTTGCTGAGATGGTTCGTGCACATGGTCAGTTCGAGCTTCTGGCTGAACCAGCACTTTCAACGGTTCTTTTCCGCGCAACCAATGTGTGTGCTGATCTTGATGAACTGAACAAAGCGTTGCGCCTTGAAGCGTTGACTCGCGGTATTGCAGTTCTCGGTGAAACCATCGTTGATGGTAAAACCGCACTTAAATTTACGATTTTAAACCCTTGTTTGACGACAGCGGATTTTGAATCTTTGCTTTTGAAAATTAACACGCTAGCGGCTGAGCTAGCTTAA